The Gemmatimonadota bacterium DNA window CCATCAACCACGCGATCGACTTCCATCAGGCCATCGGGTCGGCACGCAAGGAGGCGCGGTTGCGCTACCTGCAGCAGTACTGGGTCTCGAAGGTGCACGGCATGCCGAAGATCATCCTCAACACGCCGACCGACCCGGCGCGGTCGTGCGCCATTGCCAACGTGGGCGTTCGCGGCATCGCCCCGGGCGAGCTGATGGACATCCTGATGAAGAAGTACCGCATCTGGACCGTGGCCATCGATGGCGCCGGTGTGCACGGCGTGCGCGTGACGCCGCACCTCTTCACGAGCACCGCCGAGCTGGATGCGTTCGTGAAGGCGCTGGGCGAGCTGGCCGCGTAGGCGCGGCCGATTCGTGCGAGCGTTAGCTTGCCGAGAACTGCGCCACCCACCACCCGCCGCACACCACCATGACCCGCTTCGCCTACTTCGGCAGCCGTATCGTTCCCATCGAGGACGCCAAGGTCAGCGTCATGACCCACGCGCTGAACTACGGCACCGCCGTCTTCGGCGGGATTCGCGGCTACTGGAATGAGGAGGAGGGGCAACTCTACGTCTTCCGTCCGCTCGACCACTTCAAGCGCTTCCTGCAGTCGGCGTCGCTCCTGCGCATGGAGCTGGGTCACACGCCCCAGTCGCTGACCGACATCGTCACCGAGCTGCTGCGCACCGAGGGGTTTCGCGAGAACTGCTACATTCGCCCGCTGGCCTACAAGTCGGCGCTCAACATCAGCGTGCGCCTGCACGAACTCGAGTCGGCCCTCACGATCTTCTCCCTCCCGTTCGGCTCCTACACGGCGAACGAGACCGGGGTGCACGTCGCCTTCTCGGCCTGGCGCCGCGTCGACGACAACGCCATCCCCGCCCGCGGCAAGATCGCGGGCGCTTACGTGAACTCCGCGTTGAGCAGCACCGACGTGCGCTTGGCGGGCTATGACGAGGCGCTCGTGCTCAACGAGGATGGCCACGTGTCGGAGATGAGCGTCGCCAACTTCTTCATCGTGCGCGACGGCGTGGCCATCACCCCGCCGGTGCAGAGCAACGTGCTCGAGGGAATCGTGCGCCGCTCGGTGATCCAGCTGTTGCGCGATGAACTCGGCGTCACCGTCGTCGAGCGCAACATCGACCGCAGCGAGGTCTACCTGGCCGACGAGTGCTTCATGTGCGGGACCGGCGTGCAGATCTGCGCCATCACCAAGGTCGAGCATCGCGCCATCGGCGCGGGGGGCATGGGCGACATCACCGGCCGGCTGCGCGCGCTCTTCTTCGACATCGTGGCGGGGAAGGTCGAGAAGTACCGCGGCTGGTTGGCGCCGGTCTACCCGAAGTAGACCGCTGTCCTTGCGCTACCGGACGCGTTTCCAGTCGAGCCAGACGAGGACCGAGAAGAGTGTGATCGTCACCGCGGAGACGGCACACCACGGGCAGAAGGTCTTCATCAGCAAGAACTCGGCGTACTTGAGTCGCAGCGTGAAGAGGAAGGCGGGATAGACGAGGCCGGCCAGCGCCAGCGTTGGCCAGCGCTCGTCCGCGTTACGGTCCTGCGTCCCCAGGATGGCGACGACGAGGATGAGGGTGTAACCGACCGCGCCGATGAAGGCGACGTCGAGCCCCAGGAACCACCCCCACGACGAGAGCTGCACCTTTTCGCAGCCGTGCTCCGTGCCGCAGCTGAGCGCCCCCATGTAGCCGAGCTTCCAGAGATGGAGGTAGAGCGCCACCCCGGCGTTCAACAGCGCGAGCACCGCGATCGTCTGACGAATTGTCGGTGGCGGCGCGTCGGTGGCGAGGGCGTCGTCGTCGGTCATGAGCAGGGCGTCGGACTCGGGAGCCATTCGGGGAGATGAAAAACGCGTGAACGAAATGTGATGCTTGGCACAGGACTTCCCTATCGTCCTAATGCCTATGTCGATAATCGCTACCCAGCCGCCCCGTTTCCACCGTCACACCCCCCGGAACTTCGTCCGGGGGCTGGTCGGTGTCGTGCTTCTCGTCAGCTCGATCGCCTGTTCGGGCGGGGGCGGATTGTTCGAGCCGTCAGAACGACTGAGCCCAGCGGCGAAGGCAACGCTGGACACGCTGATGCTCGACGAATGGGCGGCTCAGGCCCGATACACCCGGGTGTTGCAGTCGTTCGGCAACGTGTCGCCCTTCACGTCGCTGCGCGGCAGTCGAGCTCGCCGCGCCACGGCGCTCGAGCGCGTGTACCTGCAGATAGCAGAGTTCACCCCTGCGAACCCGTACGGCCCCGCCGTCTCGGGGTCTGCTGCGTCGGCCGTTGTGGTCGGCCCTGCCTACGAATCGCGCGAACAAGCCTGCGAGATCTCGCTCCTGCTGGAGCAGGAGCTGGTCGATCGCTACGACCGACTGCTGGCGCTCGCCCCCCCGCGGGTCGTGGCTGAGGCCGCTCGCGACAATCGCGCCTTGGCGCTCGAGGCCGATCTGCCGGCGGTGCGGCGCTGTCGCTGATGTCGCAGCGCGGCGCGATGCGCCGAGTTCGCCAGTCGCTCTAACCGCGGTAAGCGCCCCAAGCGCCCGGCCCGGCGGCGTGGCGCCTTCTTCCCGGATCCTTGTCGCCGACCCGATCGGCGCGCCGTCGCAGGCGCGTCGTTACGGTGCTAGCGAGGCCAGCCGCAGGGCGCGACCGCGAAAAGGGGGATGTGCCGATTCGCTTTGCACGATCGGCCTGATGTCCGATACTTGTGACATGCCACCGGACGCGCCGCCGCGATCACCCAACGCCTCGGCGTCTGCTGCATCGCGCCCCGATGTAGCGACGTCGACCTCGCGTTCGCCGCGAAACGCCGGGATGGTCACCGCCCTGGCGATCGTCATGACGGCGATCGTGAGCATCGCCGTCGTGTCGGTTGCCATCCGCCACATCCTGCTGGAGGACCTCCGCACCTACCTGCGACGCACGGCCGAATCGACGGCGGCGATCATCGACGACCAGGCGCACGCGCGCCTGCGGGATTCGTCGCAGACCGGTTCACCGGAATATCGAGCGGCGGCGGCGCCGCTGCGCGTCCTCCTGCGCACCAACCCCGACATCCGGTTCGCGTACAGCGGGATCGTGCGCGGCGACACGATGTACTACGTGCTCGACGGCGACACCACCTCGCAGGCGGCGCACATCATGGAGCGCGATACGCCTACTGAGGGTGAGCGAGAGATCGCGCGCACCGGGGTGACGGTGGTCGAGCGCGGGCCAAGCGCGACGGCGTGGGGCTCGGGGATCAGGGCCTACGCACCGATTGCAGGGACGGCCGGGCGCGCCGACTCCGTCCACTCGTATGTCGGGATCACCATGGACGCGTCGCGCTACAATGCATGGCTGCGACGCGTGTACGAGGTGGCGGCGCTCGGCGTGCTCGTGGCGAGCGTCTTGGCGATCCTCGTGGGGCTGCGCACAGCCCGAACCGAGCGTCGCCGCGAGGAGGCGGAACGCATCCTGGGGCGTATGCGCGAGGCGGCCATCGTCGCCGCGGAAGAACGCCTCGCGCTCGAGCAGCGTCTGCAGGGGCGACAGAAGATGGAAGCGCTCGGCACGCTGGCCGGTGGCGTTGCCCATGACTTCAACAACCTGCTCACGATCATCCTCGGGCACGCCGAGCTGCTAGGGGAAGAGACGGCGCCGGGGAGCGATCTCGCCGACTCGGCTCTCGCCATTCGTACCGCCGCCACGCGCGCGCGCGACGTCGTGCGGCGCATCCTGCTCTTCGCGCGCCCCGAGGCGGAGCATCGTCTCCCTGTCGCGCTCGATCCCATCATCGACGAGACGGTGCAGCTGCTGCGATCCACCCTTCCGAGTTCAGTGGAGATCGGGTGGCGTCCTCCCGGTGAACCGGTGATCGCGGTGGCCGATCCGGCGCAGGTGACGCAGGTCCTGATGAATCTCGGGGTGAACGCGAGTCAGGCGATGCGCGACCAGCGCGGGCACATCGTGGTGACGCTCGAACAGACGACGATTCCCGACGCCATCGCCCAGCGCCTGGGGATCGCCGCCGGGCTCTACGCGCGGGTCACCGTGCGCGACGACGGCATGGGGATGAGCGAGGAGGTGCGCCGCCGCATCTTCGAGCCCTTCTTCACCACCAAGTCTCCCGATCAGGGAACGGGGTTGGGGCTTTCGGTGGTGGACGGGGTGGTGCGAGGGCATGGCGGTGCGGTCGAAGTCACGTCGCAGCCCGGCGAAGGGGCCTGCTTCACGATCCTGCTGCCGGCCAGCGCGGGCGCCCGCCTCTCGCCCGATGCCGGCCCGCGCCGGCCGCTCCGTCGCCGCGCGCCTAACGGGGCGCGCCTCCTGCTGCTCGACGACGACGTGCACGTGCTCCGCACGATCACCAAGGTGCTCACGCGTGCCGGCTATGTGGTGGACGCCTTCAGCGACGCCACGCAGGCGCTGGAGATGCTGGGCGCGACGCATGGCGGCTACGAGGTGCTCATCACCGACCGGACGATGCCGACGATGTCGGGGCTGGAGGTGGCGCGCCAGGCGCACGCGCGGTACCCAGCGGTGCCGATCGTCCTGCTGAGTGGTGCGGTGCAGGAGGGGGACCGGGAAAGCGCCGAACTCGCCGCCGTGGTCTCCAAACCGATCGAGGCGGAGGCGCTGGTCGCCGAGATCGAGCGCGTGCTGTCTGTGGCCGCGCCGCACTAGCAGCCATCTCGCAGACGGTCGCCGAAACGTCGCCGGCGCTCGGGCGGCGCTTGACGCCGGCGCGCGCATAGGTAGGTTGTCTGACTATCATAGTCAGACAGTCGACCTATCATGCCGCCACGCCCCTCGCGCAACGACCTGCTCCCCGGTACGCTCGACATGCTCGTGCTGCACACCCTCACGCTGGGGTCGCTGCACGGGTATGCGATCGCGCAGCACATTGCCAAGCTCTCGGATGACGTCCTGCAGGTGGAGCAGGGGTCCTTGTATCCGGCGCTGGAGCGGCTCCAGCGCGCCGGCTGGGCGACGTCCAAGTGGGGGGTGTCGCCCACGGGTCGGCGGGCGCGCTACTACACCATCACCGCCTCCGGCAAGCGGCAGCTTGGGCAGGAGATCGCCGATTTCGACACAGTCCTCCTGGCCATCGCCCGCGTGCTGGGGCGCGCGGAGGCCCCCTGATGTCGTGGCTCGACGGGGTGCGTCATCGTCTGCGCACGCTCGTGCGCCCGCGTGCGTACGAGGAAGAGTTGCAGGAGGAGATGCAGCTGCACGTGGAGCTCGATGCGCAGCAGCAGGGCGACCCGTGGGCGGCGCGGCGGCGCTTCGGGAACCGCACGCGGCACATGGAGGAGGTGCGGCGGCACACCTGGCTTCCGATGGCTGACGCGGTTCGGCAGGACGCCAGCTACGCGCTGCGTTCGATGCGGCGCTCGCCGGCCGTGGCACTCCTCGTCACGATCACGCTGGCCCTCGGCATCGGCGCCAATGCGGCGACCTTCACGCTCATCGACGAGCTGTACCTGCGTGCGCCGCGCGGCGTCCGGTCGCCGGAGACGTTGCGGCGCGTCTGGATTCGGCACTTCCGCACTGGCGGTGGCGTCCCGTTCACCACACCGTCGCTGCACTACCCGCTCTACCAGTCGATTGCCGGCGCCATGGGCGGCTCGTCGAATGTGGCCCTCTTCGCCACCGACTGGGGCATGCGCATGGGGGGAGAGCTGGCGGCACCACGCGTGCGCGTCGTCTACGCGTCGCCGAACTACTTCGACGTGCTCGGCGTGCGCCCGGCCCGTGGCCGACTCTTCACCACCGACGAGGGGACACTGGGTAAGGGCGCCGCGGTCGTCGTGGTCAGCGACGCCTTCTGGCGCGATAAGCTGGGGGCGCGAGCGGACGCCGTGGGGCAGACGGTCCTGATCGGGCGTACCCCGCACAGCGTCGTGGGGGTGCTGGGCCCCGCCTTTCGAGGGCTCAACGTGCAGAGCGCCGACGCGTGGGTTCCGCTGGCGACGTATCCGCAACCGGAGTGGATGCGCGAACCGTGGTGGCAATCGACGAACCAGTATGCGCTGCGCGCCGTCGCACGCGTGCCCGCGTCCTTCGACGAACAGGGCTTCGCGGTGCGCGCGACTTCGGCCGCGCGCACGCTCAACCGTTCGCTGGATGGCCCACGGGCCGACACGCTCATGACCGTGGTTGCGGGGTCGATCATCGCGGCACGTGGTCCCGGGAGCCCTAGCCCGGAACTGCTGATCAGCACGCGCCTGGCGGGCGGCGCTGCTCTCCTGCTGCTCATCGCCTGCGCCAACGCGGTGAACCTGCTGTTGGTGCGGGGCGTATCGCGGCGCCGGGAGATCGCCCTGCGCATGGCACTCGGCGTCTCGCGCCGGCAACTCATGCGCCTCCTCACCGTCGAAGCGTTGCTCCTGACGGCGTTCGCCACTGCCGGCGCCCTGCTCGTCGCGGCCTGGGGCGGGTCGGCGCTGCGCACCTTGCTCCTGCCGGACATCGAGTGGAGTCACCCCGTGCTCGATTCGCGCGTGGCGGCCTTCACCGCGGTGGTAGGGTGCCTGGTCGGCCTCATCGCCGCGGTCGTGCCCGCGCTGCAAGCCAGCCGGGGCGATGTGTCGAGCGCGCTGGCCTACTCGACGCAAGGCGGCGGCGGGCGTCACCGGTCCCGGCTGCGCGGCGGGTTGGTGGTTGTGCAGGCGGCGCTCGCGGTCGTGCTCCTGTGTGGTGCGGCGCTGTTCGTGCGGAGCCTGCGCAACGTGCAGGCGCTGGACATCGGGTTCGACGCAGACCAACTCCTCTTTGCAGGAGTGCGCTTCGCCGATGGCGCCACCCCGCCGGGTGCGACCGTGGCGCCGGCGATGCGTGAGGTGGCGCGGCGGCTGCGGGGGCGCGCGGGCGTGGCGGCGGTGGCTGCAGTGGCGATGGACCCGATGCAAGGGTTCAGCGTGGTGCAGTTCTATACGGGCGGTGATTCGGCCGGCTCGTTCGGCGCCAATGAGCCCACGCTCGGCGTCGTGTCGCCGGAGTTCTTTGCGGCGACCGGACTGCGCATCATCAGCGGCGTCGGCTTCAGCACGGCCGGCCCTGGGGCGGCACCACGCGAGATCGTGATCAACGACGCCATGGCGCGCATCCTCTGGCGGAGCAACTCGCCCCTTGGTGCCTGCATCACCTTCGGGTCGCGCAACGCTCCCTGCTTCACGATTGTCGGCGTCGTCGAGACGGCACGTCGTGACAAGGTGATCGAGGAGGCCATGCCGCAGTACTACGCCTCGCTCGACCAGCCGCCCTTTCCCGACTGGTTAGGCACCCGGTTGGTGGTCCGTGTCGACTCCGACGCGCTCGATGCGGTCCGACGCGACGTGCGCGCCCTCCTGCAGGCCACGTGGCCGACCGGTGAGGCGGAGGTGACGGCGATGCGCGAGCGACTGGAGCCCGAGTATCGGCCGTGGCGCCTGGGTGCGACGCTCTTCACGACCTTCGGGATCGTGGCGCTGCTGGTCGCCGTCGTGGGGATCTATGGCATCGTCTCGTACAGCGTGAGCCAGCGACGCCGCGAGTTCGGCGTGCGCATGGCGCTCGGCGCCGGGACGGGGAACGTGCTGCAGCAGGTGGTGGGGGAGAGCGCACGCACGATTGCCGTGGGTATCGTCTTCGGTGCGATTGCCGTGGTCGCTCTCGGCCCGCAGGTCGCCGAGCTGGTCTACGGCGTCTCACCGCGCGATCCCGCGACGATGATCGGGGTTGGCGGATTGCTTCTGACGGTTGCGACCATCGCTGCCCTCTTCCCCGCTTGGCGCGCCACCCGCGTCGATCCCGTGGAGACGTTGCGCGCCGACTGACCGGCTGTACGAGACGAAGCCGACGGGAAGCCGAGTGTCGCGCACTTGTCTTCCCCTCGTCGCCGCTCCGCGGTGCGACGTGGGGCGCCGGGACCGCGCCGCCGCTCAGCCGAAGCCCGCCAGCTCCGCGAGCAGCATGAGGTAGAGGAGGGCGAAGAGCATCCCTTCCCAGCGCGAGACCCGCTTGTCCTGCGTGAGCAGGTAGAACAGCACCGCACTGGCTGCGTAGAACGGTAGCGGCAGGCGCGACAGGTCGGACGGTACGTCGACCCGCCCTACCAGCGCCGCGATGCCCACGACGCCCAGGGCGTTGAAGATGCACGACCCCAGGATGTTGCCGACCGCCATCTCGGCGCGCCCCGAGCGGGCCGCGGAGACGCTGACGGCCAGCTCCGGGAGGGTCGTGCCGAGCGAGAGGATGGTGAGCGACGCGATGGCGGGCGAGATGCCGACGCGCGCCGACAGCGTGATGAGCGCACTTAACGTGACGTTCGCGCTCGCGAAGATCCCGGCCCCGGCTGCCACGAGCACGAGCAGGTCGCGCACGCGAATGGCGGGCTTCCGCTGCGCATCGTCCCCCCGTGCCTCTGTGAACTCGGCGTCGGCACTCTCGCTTCTTCCCTCGGTTGCCAGGTAGCCCATGTAGGCCACGTAGGCCAGCACCAACACCGCGGCCTCGAGTCGCTCCACGTCGCCATCGAGCATCGCCATGGAGAGCAGCACTGCCGAGCCCACCATGAAGTTGAGGTCGATCGCGATGTACTGCTCACCCAGGCGAATCCCTCGTGGTGAGGTGGCCGCGACGACGCCGAGGATGAAGAGGAGGTTGGCGGTGTTGGCACCCAGCACGTTGCCGGCCACGATCTCCGACGTGCCTTGCCTGACGGCGAGAATGGACGAGACGAGTTCGGGGAGGGAGGTCCCGAGCGCGACAATGAAGACGCCAACGGCAAAGGGCGACATGCCGAGCGCCAGCCCGACGTTCTCGGCCGACGCGGTGAACCACCTGGCCGCCGCGAGCAGCACGGCCAGCGCTCCGACCAGGGCGAGCACCACGAGCGGGGTCGCGGCGGCGTCGAGGTTCATCTCGTCGAGTGGTGAGGGACATGTGACCGGCGCCGAGCGCCGGAAACGAACGGAGGCCCCGCCAGAGCGCGAGGCCTCCCGAACGTACGACCAAACATACGCGACGGTTCCGCGCTACTCCGGGTTCGACGTCGTCGCCGCCTTCGGCGCCGCCGCTGGCTCCTCCAGCGTCTTGAGCACGTCCTGCCACTGGAACTTCCCCTTGCCGAGGATCCAGTGATCCATCCACGCCTTCTCGGCCACCGACTTGAGGAGCTGGTTGCGCGGGTCGGGGATGCCGTGTGTGAAGCCGGGGTACACGAAGTACTCGGTGGGGACGCCGACCTTGCGCAGCCCCATATGCAGCTCGTCGCTCTGCGGGCGCGGGACGCGCGGGTCGCCATCGACGACGTGGATCATCGTCGGTGTCTTCACGTTCTTGATGTAGCGAATGGGCGACTGCTTCCAGTACGCCTCGAAGTCCTCGTACGGCGGCTTGCCGCCGAGGTAGTTGGCGCGCACGTCCTGCATGTCGCTCTGCGCGTACATCGAGATCCAGTTGGCGGTGCCGGCGCCTGACGAGGCCGACTTGAAGCGCGTGGTGTGGGTGATAATCCAGTTGGTCCAGTGCCCGCCGGCGCTCCACCCCAGCACACCCATCTTGTCACCATCCACCATCCCGTCGGCGATGAGCTTGTCGACGCCGGTGATGATGTCCTCGTACCCCTTCTTGAAGTAGTCGTTGACGATCCCCCACTTGTGCGCCTCACCGTAGTTGGTCGAGCCGCGGTAGTTGGGCTTGAGGACCATGTAGCCGTCGCCGGCGTAGGCCTGCGCGCCGTAGCCACCGTTGAAGGTCAGAATGTCCGCCGACTGCGGGCCGCCATGAATGGCGACGATGAGCGGATAGCGCTTCCCTGCCGTGTAGCCGACCGGCTTCACCAGGATGCCGCACGTCTCCTTCTTGTCGACCGACTTCCAGCAGATCTCCTCTTCCTCGCCCAGCTGGAAGTTGGCCACCTGCGGGTTGGCGTTGGTCACCTGCCGCCACGCCCCCTTGTTGGCCAGGTCATCGGCCTTGTCGAGGACGAAGTGGACGGCGGGCGTCTTGGGGTCGCTGTACTGCACGAGGAGCTTCCCGCTCTCGTCGTCCTTCTGCGCGTTGAGCGCGGCGCGATAGCTCGTGACCGGCTTGACGGTGTTGCCGGCGACGTCGAGTGCCATGACCTGGTTGGTCGCCTTCACGCCATCGTTGAAGTAGATCGTCTTCGCATCGTCGGACCACCAGCCGATGGTCACGTCGCCGTCGTAGCTGGCACCGAGCTTCTTCCACGCTCCCTTGGTGGCGGCGAGGTCGCGCACGTAGACCTTGTTGGCGCGGAAGTACACGAAGTCGTCGGACGCCGAGAAGGCGATGGTCTTGCCGTCAGGGGCAAACGAGAGGTTCGATTCGGAGATGCCCCGGTTCTCGGTGAGGCGCTCGAGCGCGCCGGAGTCGAGGTCGAGCAGGTACAGGTCGCCGTGGTTCCCCCCTTCCATCGTGGTGCGTGCGTAGCGGTCGTTGGGGAGGGCGCGCAGGCCGGCCCACTTGCCATCGTTGGAGAGCGAGACCCCTTCCACCGAGAAGGCGTCGCCCGACGTGAGGCGCTTCTCGCTGCCGGTCGCCAGGTCGAGCGCCCACAGGTGGTTGAGCGGGATGTCCTGGTTGCGGATCTTCACGTCGAACTTCTTCTCCATCCGCTCCTTGTTGGCCTTGTCGACCGAGTCGGGGGAGATGAAGTAGAGGCGCTTGCTGTCGGCCGAGAAGCGCCACCACCCCACGGGAGTCGTGTGCTTGGTGAGCGGCCGCGCCTTCGCGGTGTCGATCCCGGCGACCGGGAGCACCCAGACCTGCTGCTCGTCATTCTTGCCGGCGCTGAAGGCGAGCCATTTCCCGTCCTTGGAGAAGGCATACGTGCCCACGCCGTCCTTGGCGTCGGTGATCTTCTGCGCCTCGCCCCCGTTGGGGTACATCATGTAGAGCTGCTGTGTCGGTGCGCCGCCCGCTGCATCGCGGTTGCTGCTGAAGACGAAGAACTTCCCGTCGGCCGACCAGCGCGGGGCGTTCTCGTTCTTGTCCTTCGTGAAGGTGAGCTGCCGCGTGCTGGAGAGCCCTTCGCGCGCGTTGACGACGTAGATGTCGGTATAGCGCTTCGCTTCCTTCCAGTTGGGCACCGAGATCGTGTAGACCATCCAGTTGCCATCGGGGCTGAGGGCGGCGCCCCCCGCCTGTCGCATGAGCTGCTGGTCCATGAACGTCATGGGACGAGGTGCCTGGGCGCTACCAGGCGTCAGCGGCGCGCCTAACGCGAAGGCGGCCAGTGAAACGACGAATGCACGAGCGGTGGGCATCGGGGCGGAACTCCGGACGAGGGTGATGCGCAGGGACCACCCTATTCTACGACCAGAGGGCGCGCGATGCTGGAGCGAATTCGCGACCGGGGGAGATGGCGCACGGGCGACGGGAGGGGGGAAGCGCCTGAGGGGCACTCGGCGACGCTCTCGTCCCGTCTGGCCAC harbors:
- a CDS encoding branched-chain amino acid transaminase yields the protein MTRFAYFGSRIVPIEDAKVSVMTHALNYGTAVFGGIRGYWNEEEGQLYVFRPLDHFKRFLQSASLLRMELGHTPQSLTDIVTELLRTEGFRENCYIRPLAYKSALNISVRLHELESALTIFSLPFGSYTANETGVHVAFSAWRRVDDNAIPARGKIAGAYVNSALSSTDVRLAGYDEALVLNEDGHVSEMSVANFFIVRDGVAITPPVQSNVLEGIVRRSVIQLLRDELGVTVVERNIDRSEVYLADECFMCGTGVQICAITKVEHRAIGAGGMGDITGRLRALFFDIVAGKVEKYRGWLAPVYPK
- a CDS encoding vitamin K epoxide reductase family protein; translated protein: MAPESDALLMTDDDALATDAPPPTIRQTIAVLALLNAGVALYLHLWKLGYMGALSCGTEHGCEKVQLSSWGWFLGLDVAFIGAVGYTLILVVAILGTQDRNADERWPTLALAGLVYPAFLFTLRLKYAEFLLMKTFCPWCAVSAVTITLFSVLVWLDWKRVR
- a CDS encoding response regulator, giving the protein MSDTCDMPPDAPPRSPNASASAASRPDVATSTSRSPRNAGMVTALAIVMTAIVSIAVVSVAIRHILLEDLRTYLRRTAESTAAIIDDQAHARLRDSSQTGSPEYRAAAAPLRVLLRTNPDIRFAYSGIVRGDTMYYVLDGDTTSQAAHIMERDTPTEGEREIARTGVTVVERGPSATAWGSGIRAYAPIAGTAGRADSVHSYVGITMDASRYNAWLRRVYEVAALGVLVASVLAILVGLRTARTERRREEAERILGRMREAAIVAAEERLALEQRLQGRQKMEALGTLAGGVAHDFNNLLTIILGHAELLGEETAPGSDLADSALAIRTAATRARDVVRRILLFARPEAEHRLPVALDPIIDETVQLLRSTLPSSVEIGWRPPGEPVIAVADPAQVTQVLMNLGVNASQAMRDQRGHIVVTLEQTTIPDAIAQRLGIAAGLYARVTVRDDGMGMSEEVRRRIFEPFFTTKSPDQGTGLGLSVVDGVVRGHGGAVEVTSQPGEGACFTILLPASAGARLSPDAGPRRPLRRRAPNGARLLLLDDDVHVLRTITKVLTRAGYVVDAFSDATQALEMLGATHGGYEVLITDRTMPTMSGLEVARQAHARYPAVPIVLLSGAVQEGDRESAELAAVVSKPIEAEALVAEIERVLSVAAPH
- a CDS encoding PadR family transcriptional regulator, which gives rise to MPPRPSRNDLLPGTLDMLVLHTLTLGSLHGYAIAQHIAKLSDDVLQVEQGSLYPALERLQRAGWATSKWGVSPTGRRARYYTITASGKRQLGQEIADFDTVLLAIARVLGRAEAP
- a CDS encoding ABC transporter permease, which translates into the protein MSWLDGVRHRLRTLVRPRAYEEELQEEMQLHVELDAQQQGDPWAARRRFGNRTRHMEEVRRHTWLPMADAVRQDASYALRSMRRSPAVALLVTITLALGIGANAATFTLIDELYLRAPRGVRSPETLRRVWIRHFRTGGGVPFTTPSLHYPLYQSIAGAMGGSSNVALFATDWGMRMGGELAAPRVRVVYASPNYFDVLGVRPARGRLFTTDEGTLGKGAAVVVVSDAFWRDKLGARADAVGQTVLIGRTPHSVVGVLGPAFRGLNVQSADAWVPLATYPQPEWMREPWWQSTNQYALRAVARVPASFDEQGFAVRATSAARTLNRSLDGPRADTLMTVVAGSIIAARGPGSPSPELLISTRLAGGAALLLLIACANAVNLLLVRGVSRRREIALRMALGVSRRQLMRLLTVEALLLTAFATAGALLVAAWGGSALRTLLLPDIEWSHPVLDSRVAAFTAVVGCLVGLIAAVVPALQASRGDVSSALAYSTQGGGGRHRSRLRGGLVVVQAALAVVLLCGAALFVRSLRNVQALDIGFDADQLLFAGVRFADGATPPGATVAPAMREVARRLRGRAGVAAVAAVAMDPMQGFSVVQFYTGGDSAGSFGANEPTLGVVSPEFFAATGLRIISGVGFSTAGPGAAPREIVINDAMARILWRSNSPLGACITFGSRNAPCFTIVGVVETARRDKVIEEAMPQYYASLDQPPFPDWLGTRLVVRVDSDALDAVRRDVRALLQATWPTGEAEVTAMRERLEPEYRPWRLGATLFTTFGIVALLVAVVGIYGIVSYSVSQRRREFGVRMALGAGTGNVLQQVVGESARTIAVGIVFGAIAVVALGPQVAELVYGVSPRDPATMIGVGGLLLTVATIAALFPAWRATRVDPVETLRAD
- a CDS encoding calcium/sodium antiporter, translating into MNLDAAATPLVVLALVGALAVLLAAARWFTASAENVGLALGMSPFAVGVFIVALGTSLPELVSSILAVRQGTSEIVAGNVLGANTANLLFILGVVAATSPRGIRLGEQYIAIDLNFMVGSAVLLSMAMLDGDVERLEAAVLVLAYVAYMGYLATEGRSESADAEFTEARGDDAQRKPAIRVRDLLVLVAAGAGIFASANVTLSALITLSARVGISPAIASLTILSLGTTLPELAVSVSAARSGRAEMAVGNILGSCIFNALGVVGIAALVGRVDVPSDLSRLPLPFYAASAVLFYLLTQDKRVSRWEGMLFALLYLMLLAELAGFG
- a CDS encoding S9 family peptidase — translated: MPTARAFVVSLAAFALGAPLTPGSAQAPRPMTFMDQQLMRQAGGAALSPDGNWMVYTISVPNWKEAKRYTDIYVVNAREGLSSTRQLTFTKDKNENAPRWSADGKFFVFSSNRDAAGGAPTQQLYMMYPNGGEAQKITDAKDGVGTYAFSKDGKWLAFSAGKNDEQQVWVLPVAGIDTAKARPLTKHTTPVGWWRFSADSKRLYFISPDSVDKANKERMEKKFDVKIRNQDIPLNHLWALDLATGSEKRLTSGDAFSVEGVSLSNDGKWAGLRALPNDRYARTTMEGGNHGDLYLLDLDSGALERLTENRGISESNLSFAPDGKTIAFSASDDFVYFRANKVYVRDLAATKGAWKKLGASYDGDVTIGWWSDDAKTIYFNDGVKATNQVMALDVAGNTVKPVTSYRAALNAQKDDESGKLLVQYSDPKTPAVHFVLDKADDLANKGAWRQVTNANPQVANFQLGEEEEICWKSVDKKETCGILVKPVGYTAGKRYPLIVAIHGGPQSADILTFNGGYGAQAYAGDGYMVLKPNYRGSTNYGEAHKWGIVNDYFKKGYEDIITGVDKLIADGMVDGDKMGVLGWSAGGHWTNWIITHTTRFKSASSGAGTANWISMYAQSDMQDVRANYLGGKPPYEDFEAYWKQSPIRYIKNVKTPTMIHVVDGDPRVPRPQSDELHMGLRKVGVPTEYFVYPGFTHGIPDPRNQLLKSVAEKAWMDHWILGKGKFQWQDVLKTLEEPAAAPKAATTSNPE